A window of the Streptomyces finlayi genome harbors these coding sequences:
- a CDS encoding SpoIIE family protein phosphatase translates to MAARDRPDIGAEKRLVLNRMGTFDWDLERSTFVFDEGGLAVFDLRPDEFDGMADSLARRVPPEECARLETALRKAVDAGLPSYGGYFQIRRRDGLRQWTHIRGHLVRDEAGVPFRVLGIVRNATTDLSEFSVVSPLEAGRQRMTAMIQGTTEALSQAVTVADVTAVLTGPGGMERFGADGLVLGLVEGSELKLVGLAGEPMSMLTEMELDHVENSFPLADHSQPLAEAVLTQQPRFVASLPALADRFPSLGPYIRRRRLDAAAFLPLVAQARSIGGLGLFYRDRTEFSVEDRNLCIGLAGIVGQSLQRAIFFDEERKFATDLQSAMLPRHIPDVDGAEIAVRYRTAWSGRDVGGDWYDVILLPRGRIGIVVGDVQGHDTHAAAIMGQLRIALRAYAAEGHTPSTVLARASRFLAELDTERFATCTYAQVDLGTGAAKAVRAGHLGPMVRHTDGRIGWPRLRGGLPLGLATVFGDDEYPETRLDLVPGETLVLCTDGLVEEPGLDIEVGLDALAEAVRTGPAEAEALADHVTEGMWARAKSGDDIALLVLRRNPDLGTAQAPRIHQYIHQADPEGLAEARAALRHSLEHWGLGVLADDVEVAAGELLGNVLLHTEGGAVVTLEVLLEPDRRVRLWVNDRSSVRPHRRTPGEAATSGRGLMMVEAVADRWGVEPRGEGKAVWCEFVPHAAGD, encoded by the coding sequence ATGGCAGCACGTGATCGACCGGACATCGGTGCGGAGAAGCGGCTGGTCCTCAACCGCATGGGCACGTTCGACTGGGACCTGGAACGGTCCACGTTCGTGTTCGACGAGGGCGGCCTGGCCGTCTTCGATCTGCGCCCGGACGAATTCGACGGCATGGCCGACTCACTGGCCCGGCGCGTCCCCCCGGAGGAGTGCGCCCGGCTCGAAACGGCGCTGCGCAAGGCCGTGGACGCCGGGCTTCCGTCCTACGGCGGCTACTTCCAGATCCGGCGGCGTGACGGTCTGCGGCAGTGGACGCATATCCGTGGCCACCTGGTCCGTGACGAAGCCGGCGTGCCCTTTCGCGTGCTCGGCATCGTACGGAACGCGACGACGGACCTGTCCGAGTTCAGCGTGGTCAGCCCGCTCGAAGCGGGCAGACAGCGCATGACCGCCATGATCCAGGGCACCACGGAGGCGCTCTCGCAGGCCGTGACCGTCGCCGATGTCACCGCCGTACTCACCGGCCCCGGCGGAATGGAGCGCTTCGGTGCCGACGGGCTGGTGCTGGGGCTGGTCGAGGGGAGCGAACTGAAGCTCGTCGGCCTCGCGGGTGAGCCGATGTCGATGCTCACCGAGATGGAACTCGACCACGTCGAAAACTCGTTCCCCCTCGCGGACCACTCACAGCCGCTCGCCGAGGCCGTCCTGACCCAGCAGCCACGCTTCGTGGCCTCGCTGCCCGCCCTGGCCGACCGTTTCCCCAGCCTCGGCCCGTACATCCGGCGACGCCGGCTCGACGCGGCGGCCTTCCTGCCCCTGGTCGCCCAGGCCCGCTCCATCGGCGGGCTGGGGCTCTTCTACCGCGACCGCACCGAGTTCTCGGTCGAGGACCGCAACCTGTGCATCGGCCTCGCGGGCATCGTCGGACAGTCCCTGCAACGGGCCATCTTCTTCGACGAGGAGCGGAAGTTCGCGACCGACCTCCAGTCCGCCATGCTGCCGCGCCACATCCCCGACGTGGACGGCGCCGAGATCGCCGTGCGCTACCGGACGGCCTGGAGCGGCCGGGACGTCGGCGGTGACTGGTACGACGTGATCCTGCTGCCGAGGGGACGCATCGGCATCGTCGTCGGCGACGTCCAGGGCCACGACACCCACGCCGCCGCGATCATGGGCCAGCTCCGCATCGCCCTGCGCGCCTACGCGGCCGAGGGCCACACCCCGTCCACCGTGCTGGCGCGCGCCTCACGCTTCCTGGCGGAACTCGACACCGAACGCTTCGCCACGTGTACCTACGCACAGGTCGATCTCGGTACGGGCGCCGCGAAGGCGGTACGGGCCGGTCATCTGGGGCCCATGGTGCGGCACACCGACGGCCGGATCGGCTGGCCGAGGCTGCGTGGCGGGCTTCCGCTGGGGCTGGCCACGGTGTTCGGGGACGACGAGTACCCCGAGACACGGCTCGACCTGGTGCCGGGCGAGACCCTCGTCCTGTGCACCGACGGACTCGTGGAGGAGCCGGGTCTCGACATCGAGGTCGGTCTCGATGCCCTGGCCGAGGCCGTGCGCACCGGCCCCGCGGAGGCGGAAGCACTCGCCGACCACGTGACGGAAGGGATGTGGGCGCGGGCGAAGTCGGGCGACGACATCGCCCTCCTGGTCCTGCGCAGGAACCCGGACCTGGGGACGGCGCAGGCACCACGCATCCATCAGTACATCCACCAGGCGGACCCGGAAGGCCTGGCGGAGGCCCGTGCGGCCCTGCGGCACAGCCTCGAACACTGGGGTCTCGGGGTGCTCGCCGACGATGTGGAGGTGGCGGCGGGCGAACTTCTGGGCAACGTCCTCCTGCACACCGAGGGCGGTGCGGTCGTCACCCTGGAGGTCCTGCTGGAGCCGGACCGCCGGGTCCGCCTCTGGGTGAACGACCGCTCCAGCGTCCGCCCGCACCGGCGTACACCCGGCGAGGCGGCGACCTCCGGACGGGGGCTGATGATGGTCGAGGCGGTCGCCGACCGCTGGGGCGTCGAGCCCCGGGGCGAGGGCAAGGCGGTGTGGTGCGAGTTCGTGCCGCACGCCGCCGGTGACTGA
- a CDS encoding LapA family protein, which translates to MSPKDVSSGGTTGKGLLTPGRIAVIAVAVLAVVFIFVNTGDVTIRLWIPEVTMPLWLALVGVFAAGAVCGGYVFRRRTR; encoded by the coding sequence ATGAGCCCCAAGGACGTATCGAGCGGCGGAACGACCGGGAAGGGCCTGCTCACCCCCGGCCGGATCGCCGTCATCGCCGTGGCCGTTCTGGCGGTCGTCTTCATCTTTGTGAACACGGGCGACGTCACCATCCGTCTGTGGATTCCCGAGGTCACGATGCCGCTGTGGCTCGCGCTGGTGGGAGTCTTCGCGGCCGGGGCGGTCTGCGGGGGGTATGTGTTCCGCCGCCGCACCAGGTGA